One segment of Niveibacterium microcysteis DNA contains the following:
- a CDS encoding nucleotide sugar dehydrogenase, with translation MTTVAVIGLGYVGLPLAVEFGKKYRTLGFDLSEQKVAAYRGFVDPTGEVSSDDLRAATQLTCHTDPKVISEADFIIVAVPTPVDDAHQPDFTPLVKSSESVGKHIKRGAIVVYESTVYPGATEEVCIPIIEKHSGLKWKEDFFVGYSPERINPGDKERTLTRIVKVVSGDTPATLEKVQALYGAVITAGVYPASSIKVAEAAKVIENTQRDLNIALMNELALIFHKIGIDTLEVLKAAGTKWNFLPFRPGLVGGHCIGVDPYYLTYKADMLGYHPQVILAGRRINDGMGKYIAEQTVKQMIANDLPVKGANVIVLGLTFKENCPDLRNSKVIDVIRELRSFGVNVHVHDPIAESGEAEHEYGVSLTPWDALPKASAIVAAVSHQAYADMGVAQLTAKLLPGGVFTDVKSAYAPAEVEAAGARLWRL, from the coding sequence ATGACTACCGTTGCTGTGATTGGCCTTGGATACGTTGGCCTGCCGCTCGCCGTCGAGTTTGGCAAAAAGTATCGCACGCTGGGCTTCGACCTTTCGGAACAGAAGGTTGCTGCTTACCGCGGGTTCGTTGATCCGACTGGCGAGGTGTCCAGCGACGATCTGCGGGCCGCAACGCAGCTGACCTGCCATACCGATCCGAAGGTGATTTCCGAGGCGGACTTCATCATCGTGGCGGTGCCGACGCCGGTCGACGATGCTCACCAGCCGGACTTCACGCCGCTGGTCAAGTCGTCCGAATCGGTTGGCAAGCACATCAAGCGTGGTGCGATCGTGGTGTACGAGTCGACGGTGTACCCCGGCGCGACCGAAGAGGTCTGCATTCCGATCATCGAGAAGCACTCGGGGCTCAAGTGGAAAGAGGACTTCTTTGTCGGCTATAGCCCTGAGCGGATCAATCCGGGCGACAAAGAGCGCACGCTCACCCGCATCGTGAAGGTGGTGTCGGGCGATACGCCGGCGACCCTCGAGAAGGTGCAGGCGCTCTACGGTGCAGTGATTACCGCTGGGGTGTACCCGGCATCCAGCATCAAGGTGGCCGAAGCCGCCAAGGTGATCGAGAACACGCAGCGCGATTTGAACATCGCGCTCATGAACGAGCTGGCACTGATCTTCCACAAGATCGGCATCGACACGCTGGAAGTGCTGAAAGCGGCCGGCACGAAGTGGAACTTCCTGCCGTTCCGTCCGGGGCTGGTTGGCGGCCACTGTATCGGTGTCGACCCGTATTACCTGACCTACAAAGCGGACATGCTCGGCTACCACCCGCAGGTGATCCTTGCTGGGCGCCGCATCAACGACGGCATGGGCAAGTACATCGCCGAGCAGACCGTCAAGCAGATGATCGCGAACGACCTGCCGGTCAAAGGCGCCAACGTCATCGTGCTCGGCCTGACGTTCAAGGAGAACTGCCCCGATCTACGCAATAGCAAGGTGATCGACGTGATCCGCGAACTGCGCAGCTTTGGCGTTAACGTTCATGTGCACGACCCGATCGCCGAAAGCGGCGAGGCAGAGCATGAGTACGGCGTGTCGTTGACGCCGTGGGATGCGCTACCGAAGGCGTCTGCGATCGTTGCGGCCGTAAGCCATCAGGCATACGCCGACATGGGCGTCGCTCAGCTTACCGCCAAGCTGTTGCCGGGCGGCGTGTTTACCGACGTCAAGAGCGCGTATGCACCGGCTGAAGTCGAAGCCGCCGGCGCACGCCTCTGGAGGCTTTGA